Proteins encoded within one genomic window of Thunnus maccoyii chromosome 22, fThuMac1.1, whole genome shotgun sequence:
- the si:dkey-171c9.3 gene encoding A-kinase anchor protein 11, with the protein MQAVSPDPMVPELTPEETGISAGLKSSPVDVGTIEKFANNMADNIIQSLLGQTEMVEPEVDWRFSSFNQDPETLAEELASVVIEAALREACRSQNIEDHVEGFQNSRPTGVKTDGGQASSDESGREKDVSDVELQASRDTQPCHPPLSQSGLPIVGSLDYPDAPPTTPLLPELERSRHSFARKLKGGLAKEFLPSPPPPTPKDQEDDSGVANDDPQVELMEHLMHSLSINNISREYFEGGPQLGTVMETFAESLSYDIIDRALRAKSREQKADGSDLHLFAHQLAETIITSSIDEAKMLV; encoded by the coding sequence ATGCAGGCAGTAAGTCCAGATCCTATGGTGCCGGAGCTCACCCCAGAAGAAACTGGCATTTCTGCAGGCCTCAAGAGCAGCCCCGTAGACGTTGGGACTATTGAGAAATTTGCCAACAATATGGCTGACAACATAATACAGTCGCTTCTAGGCCAAACGGAAATGGTTGAACCTGAGGTGGACTGGCGGTTTTCCAGTTTCAATCAAGACCCGGAGACGTTAGCTGAAGAGTTAGCCTCAGTGGTGATTGAGGCTGCTCTGAGGGAAGCGTGTAGAAGCCAAAACATAGAGGATCATGTAGAAGGTTTCCAGAATTCAAGACCAACTGGGGTGAAGACGGATGGTGGACAGGCTTCTTCGGATGAATCTGGAAGAGAAAAGGACGTTTCGGACGTGGAACTCCAGGCGTCCAGAGACACCCAGCCCTGTCATCCACCTCTGTCTCAGTCGGGACTCCCCATCGTTGGATCTCTCGACTACCCCGACGCCCCTCCTACCACTCCGCTTCTACCCGAGCTCGAGAGGAGCAGACACAGTTTCGCCCGTAAGCTGAAAGGAGGCCTTGCAAAGGAGTTCCTGCCGTCCCCTCCTCCGCCCACCCCGAAGGACCAAGAGGACGACTCAGGCGTTGCCAACGACGACCCCCAGGTGGAGTTAATGGAGCATCTGATGCACTCACTGTCTATAAATAATATCTCAAGAGAGTATTTTGAAGGAGGACCTCAACTTGGAACCGTGATGGAGACTTTTGCAGAGTCTCTCTCCTATGACATCATAGACCGGGCCTTGCGTGCCAAAAGCAGAGAGCAAAAAGCAGACGGTAGCGATCTTCATCTATTTGCCCACCAGCTGGCTGAAACCATCATCACATCTTCCATCGATGAAGCTAAAATGCTTGTCTAG